Below is a window of Macadamia integrifolia cultivar HAES 741 chromosome 8, SCU_Mint_v3, whole genome shotgun sequence DNA.
ATTGATCAGTTTGGGTGAATTGGTAGAGAAAGTTTcttgagagggaaaaaaaagaaaaaaaaaaaaaaaaagagctctTTGAACATCATCTGATCTTGTCTGCAATTACAACTTCCAACTTCATGGCGGCACTAGATTCggcttcctcctcctcctctgttGCCTCCACAGTTGGATCTTCCAGTTACGATGTGTTTCTCAGCTTCAGGGGTGAAGATACTCGCTATAACTTCATTTGTTTCCTTTACAAAGCTCTGAAAGATGCAGGAATCGATGTCTTTCTTGATAATGAAAACTTGTGGACCGGAGAAGTAATTGGCTCAACCCTCCTTAGAGCGATAAAGGGGTCAAAAATCTCGATCCCTGTCTTCTCTAAAGGTTATGCACATAGCAAATGGTGCTTGCAGGAACTTGCTCAGATATTTCAGTGCTACAAATCCAATGGTCAAATTGTCTTGCCCATATTCTTTCACGTTGACCCATCACATGTTCGGAACCAGACCAAAAGTTTTGAAGAAGCGTTTAGGAAGCACAAGGAGATTTTCGAGGCCGATATAGTAATGAGTTGGAGGGAAGCTTTGAGAGAGGTCGGGAATTTGAAAGGAGAAGTTCTCAAAGAAACTATGTAAGTCTAAAGCCCacaatttttgcttttttctcAAAACTTAATTAAACGATTATctatatatttcattttgttAGACCATCATTCTATTTCCATCCGTTTCACTTCAATTTCTCAttagtgtttattttttttactgctTGCTTTCCGTtccataaaaaattttgaatttatatgttcttttctttacaAGATAGTTTGATCTTAACtagttatttttgttttgactttatttttttatataaaataattgtAGGAATCCAGCAGAGTTAGTTGATTCAATTGTCAAAAGGGCCCTGAGTGAATTGGTTGGTAGCACGCATTTGACTGAGTGTGAGTACCGTATTGATATGGATTCCAGAATAAATGATCTGCTATCATTGTTAAATATTGGCTCTGATGATGCTCTATTCGTGGGAATCTGTGGTTTTGGTGGCATCGGGAAGACAACTATTGCCAAGGCTGTCTACAATAGGATCTTTCCAACCTTCAATAGGCACAGTTTTCTTTCAGATGTTAGAGAACAAGCAACACAATGCAAGGGTGTAGTGTCTCTGCAGAAGCAACTTCTTAAAGATATTTTCAAAAGAGACTATGACATTGAAGATTTAGATAGAGGAAAGAAATTAATAGAAGAAAGAGTTTGTaaagaaaaagtttttcttgttcttgatgatgtggatagTAAAGAACAGATTGGTGCTTTGGCTGGTGGGCTCAATTGGTTTGGTCAAGGAAGTCGGGTCATAATCACAACGAgagatgaaaatattttgaacATAGCTAAAGTCAGTACAGCTAAAATATATAGACCCCCATTTCTAGATCATGAGAattctcttcaactattttgtTGGCATGCCTTTCAAAGCAAACAACCTCCTGAAGAATATATGCAACTCTCACGTGATGTGGCAATACATTCTGAAGGGTTGCCTTTAACTCTAGAGGTGTTTGGGTCTTACCTATCAGACCTAAACGACAAAGATGAATGGGAAAGTACATTACAAATATTGAAAGAAATTCCTCCTGAAAAAGTCCAGAGAAGGTTGAAGATAAGCTATGACAACCTAGAAAACAATTATCAAAAAGCCATATTTCTTGATTCTGCATGTTTTTTCATTGGatgggagaaagaaactctAATTTCCATATGGGAAGGTTGTGGCTATCATCCAAAATCAGCACTATgcaaattaattaaaagatcCCTTCTAAAATTTGTAGATGGTTGGAATGGTGAATGCTTGGCAATGCATGATCATATTCGAGATATGGGAAGAGAAATTGTCTTAGAAGAAAGCCGTACGGAGCCGGGAAAACGTAGTAGGTTATGGTCTGATGGTGAAATCATGGAAGTACTAGAAGAACATAAGGTAAGACCAAAAtgcatgcctctctctctctctctctctctctctctctctctctctctctctctctctctctctctctctctctctctgtgtgtgtgcgtgtgcgtgcgcgcattataaaaaattacattgcAACCAAGCACAATAAAAGCATGGCACATTAATGCACAGTTCcacattttaaaattcttttgtTCAATGATTTGGATGCAATCCATAGCCTTTACTACGTCGTTTCAAATGACATGGGATgtgtttttatcatttttctctctcttttttttttcccatcaatTTCTATTTACTTGAGTTATTTTCTATTATAGGGGACTAATATGATAGAAGGAATGAGTCTCCGCTATCACTCAAAGACGCCCATTGAGTTCACTAGTGAACCTTTTAAGATGATGCCTAATATAAGATTTCTTGACATTAGTTCAACAAACTTTGTGGGAGACCTTTCACAATTTCCCTCTGCGTTAAGATGTTTAGAGTGGAAACACATACCTACAGATACTTTACCTACCAATTTCTATCATAAGAGATTAGTTTATCTCAACCTATCGGATAGCCGTATTGAACATGTTTGGAATATCAAACCTCAAGATGAAAATCAGGTATAGTATTTaactttattttctcatttgatTAGTAATTTTTATTGATAGTaatatagtaatatatatatatatatatgttttctctttgtttgacagggattccaaaatttgaaagttCTCAATCTTGGTAACTGTGAACATTTATCTAAGTCCCCAGACTTTTCATGGTTTCCTTATTTGGAGAAATTAGATCTTCAACGCACATCTTTGGATGGGTTAGATGAATCCATCGGACAGTTAAGTCAGCTCAAAGAGATTATTCTCGATTCGTGCGATTCATTCAAGAAGTTGCCCGAGTCCATTGGTGATCTAAAATCTCTAGTCAAGCTTGACTTGACGAAAACACAAATAGAAGAACTCCCAGACAGCATTTCCAGGATGAGCTCTCTCAAAGAGCTTATTCTCATTTTTTGCATCTCACTCAAGAAGTTGCCTCAGTCCATTGGTGATCTAAAATCTCTAGTCATGCTTCACTTGACGGGTACACGAATAGAAGAACTCCCAGACAGCATTTCCAGGATGAGCTCTCTCAAAGAGCTTATTCTCACTATTTGCATCTCACTCAAGAAGTTGCCTCAGTCCATTGGTGATCTAAAATCTCTAGTCATGCTTGGCTTGACGGGTACACGAATAGAAGAACTCCCAGATAGCATTTCCAGGATGAGCTCTCTCGAAGAGCTTATTCTCGATTTCTGCCGTTCATTCAAGAAGTTGCCCGAGTCCATTGGTGATCTAAAATCTATAGTCATGCTTGACTTGACATATACACAAATAGAAGAACTCCCAGACAGCATTTTCAGGATGAGCTCTCTCAAAGAGCTTATTCTCGATTCGTGCTGTTCATTCAAGAAGTTGCCCGAGTCCATTGGTGATCTAAAATCTCTAGTCAAGCTTAGGTTGGGGGATACAAAAATAGAAGAACTCCCAGACAGCATTTCCAGGATGAGCTCTCTCAAAGAGCTTATTCTCAATTCGTGCCGTTCATTCAAGAAGTTGCCCGAGTCCATTGGTGATCTAAAATCTCTAGTCAAGCTTGACTTGACGGGTACAGAAATTGAAGAACTCCCAGACAGCATTTTCAGGATGAGCTCTCTCAAAGAGCTTATTCTCAATTCGTGCCAATCATTCAAGAAGTTGCCCGAGTCCATTGGTGATCTAAAATCTCTAGTCAAGCTTGACTTGATGGATATAGAAACAGAAGAACTCCCAGACAGCATTTCCAGGATGAGCTCTCTCAAAGAGCTTATTCTCAATTCGTGCCAATCATTGAAGAAGTTGCCCGAGTCCATTGGTGATCTAAAATCTCTAGTCAAGCTTGACTTGAAGGATACAAAAATAGAAGAACTCCCAGACAGCATTTCCAGGATGAGCTCTCTCAAAGAGATTATTCTCGATTCGTGCCATTCATTCAAGAAGTTGCCCGAGTCCATTGGTGATCTAAAATCTCTAGTCAAGCTTGACTTGAGGGGTACACAAATAGAAGAACTCCCAGACAGCATTTTCAGGATGAGCTCTCTCAAAGAGCTTATTCTCAATTCGTGCCAATCATTCAAGAAGTTGCCCGAGTCCATTGGTGATCTAAAATCTCTAGTCAAGCTTGGCTTGGCGAATACACAAATAGAAGAACTCCCAGACAACATTTCCAGGATGAGCTCTCTCAAAGaacttattcttctttattgcGAATCACTCAAGAAATTGGGCGATGGTGTTGGAGTATTAGAGAAGCTTGAGAAATTAGATTTGACAGGTTGTACTGAACTAGTGAAGCTACCAAGATCAATGGGAGGAATGAGATGTTTAGTTAGCATTAACctgaataaaatgaaaattactaAATTTCCTGATGATTTTTCAATGCCCCCAAATTTAGTGAAGCTGGAAATCAATTCACTGAGGAGGCTTGAATCCTTCCAAGTCGATATGTCACCCTTGGAAACCTTGAAGGAATTAAAGATTCATGAATGCGAGAAGTTGGAATACCTCCCGGAGCTTCCCTCAAGTTTAGTTGAACTTTGTTGTGAAAATTGTGTTTCATTGGTACAACTTCCAGATTTGTCAAAGCTGAAAAATTTGACAACAGTAAAGCTTATGTATTGTAAAAAGCTAGAGGAGATTTCAGGCCTTGAGGGAATAGAATCGTTGGAAGAAATGGATGCGCGAGACTGTTATAACTTGACACATACTCCAAAGAAGATACAGGTATGTTTTCTCCTAAAATTAATTGGACCTATTAAAAACTGTTAATTATTAATCTAATACTTTGATTATTGACGGCTCGGGTTTCTTTTTACCTGATTATTTGCAGGGAACGCTTTTACCATTCAACAGGTCATTGGAACTTAGTTATAATTATTCCTTGACCGCCAATGATGGGATCTATAATAATGGGTTAATTCTTTGCCTTGTTTTGGAAGCTGGTGGTTATTTCCAGGACATAAGTATAGATATTTTCGCTCGTATCtacaaaatagataaaaaaatcaGGTGCTTTCATAGTCTCAGAATTAAGGATATCGAGTATGCAACTGAGCGAGATACAATCTACATTCACCGTTTCAAAGGCTTTGATTGGTTTGGGATTCCGTTGCAAGAAAAAGATGCCATTGAGATTTTAGATATCAGTACATACAACAGCGCCACTGTGAAATTCTGTAAGGTATTGTTCAAGAACGGGGAACCTGACCAGAAAATCCCTAATTGGAGTACCTCAATGGTAGCAGATTTATTCAATTGGCCATATGTGTACGACGATGGTGGAGCAATGACATTAAATTATTGGCCCAACCTACaagatttcttgagttgtatAGGATTTGACCCTGTTTCTGAAGTAGTGGGGAACGAAGAAGAGATTCAGAGTCTTCAAGACAACGATGATGAGGCATCAGGTCCTCCTTCTCTAAGCCTGAGCTTAACATGCTGGCCACAAGAGGAGGTTGAAGGATCAAATTATGTTCCTacagaaaaagaggagaaagaggaagtgTTAACGAGGGCTACAAGAAACTACAAGGACGAGGAGGCATCATCATGTTCATACCTTCTTACCCTGGCTTTAACAACAtcgtcatcaccaccaccaccaccaccatcaccatgtGTAGTATTGGCATCTCCctctgacaatgacaatgacaataccgaagaagaaaaggagaggaatAACATTTTCCATACAgtggatttcttgagttgtttAGATTCTGTTTCTCATGTAATGGTGGAAGATGGAGACATGTTGAGGCCTAGCAAGAGACATCGTCTTCCTGATCTCAACGATGATGAGGCAACTGGTCCTTCTCTTAGCCTGGCTTTGAATAGCGAGGTTAATCACCCaacaaatgatgaacaaacatgCAATGCTACTGCCATAATGGTGGAAGATGGAGAGATGTTGAGGCCTAGCAAGAGACCTCGTCTTCCTAATCTCAATGATGATGAAGCAACGGGTCCTTCTCTTAGCCTGGCTTTGAATAGCGAGGTTAATCACCCaacaaatgatgaacaaacatgCAATGCTACTGCTGTAATGGTGGAAGATAGAGAGATGTTGAGGCCTAGCAAGAGACCTCGTCTTCCTGATCACAACGATGATAAGGCAACGGGTCCTTCTTTTAGCTTGGCTTTGAATAGTGAGGTTAATCACCCGACAAATGATGAACAAGCAAGCAATGCCACTAGAAATGGCTCCGATTAACCTCGAACTCTATATTGGTCAATTTGATGATTCCTAGAAATGGCTACGGAGGATTCATTTTTCTAGCAATATGTTACTGGTATGAACACCAAGCACAACCAAGTCAGTTGAATGAGAATCTTCTTACATTCTAATCTAACCTTTCTATGGGATCCTTGTTGCAGCAACCAAATCTACTTCCCCGACAAGATCATGGGGTGGTGCCTTTCTTCAACTGAAATATTCTCTGTTGGATCAGGATCAACTTAATATGTAATAACTCAAATGTCCTTGCAGATGCCAACACTGACATCAGGTAATGACCTCACACTTATCCTCTTAGAGGCATATGCTTGGGCTGGTTATTTAATTTACGGTTTCTTTTCAGCctaaaatcatcaataaaacaagttttacagtaaaataataattttcattatttgttttctaagatggaaatttttgatggatgtaaaattttacttcATATTTATCAGTAAAATTTTCCTTGTTTAAATGTTCACGACTCGTAACTCATTTTTTCGAGTTTTCAAACTTCGTTGGTAAGACATAAGAATAAATCAGTACTTTGGGTACTGCATATTACTtgcatttcaagtttcaacctaTGATTTTcgttttaaattaaaaataaaaattcaaaattggacatTTAGATATGGCCTTTGATTGGGCTTTGGGTATAGTACTAGGCTTGTCAATGgattatatgtattttttttttttgggttaaccaatggaTTATATGTATTTATGAATGGCTTTTTCAGTTTTAACAACTAATATGACAGAAAAatttatcaggaaaaaaaatcaatataactaTAATTAGTGTTGAGTGGAAATATATATAACCTTTCTAGCTCATCATATTAACTTGTGAATAGGCTTCCTTTATGTTGAAACAACTTAATTTATAAACCATagttgattattattattattattattattttgttaaatccacAGTTTAATTACCgtataaaagaagagaaatagtaTCTTGCATGACCCACTCAAGAGGGCATTTTGTTATGCCCCAATTATTTTCTTGAACGGCTCACCAAAAAAAGCATTCTGGATTTTGTAGATATTCTAATAACCTCCCCAAGGTCCCTTATTCACAAATCAAGTTTCAAcatcaaatagaaaaattaaCTTTAGTGCTACTCAATGGGTGCATCTTAGTACTTGGATTATTAAGTGTATTCATGCTAATATAATCTAATTTTACTCAGCTTAATTAAGCCTTCGCTCAGTTAAATGTGGCTAGCTACAAGGATCTTGTTTGCCATTCTAGACTATTTAAAGCCACCTTAGTCACCTTACCTGCAAGTTAGGGGTGGCGGGGTAAAACATGTAAGTGGGCAAAAAGATACTAATTGCCAGCTCTACAGATGTATGTGTGTGGAATCCATaagccccaaggagagttggaCTCATAAGCCAGCCAATATTTGTATTCGTTAGGTTTGATTTGGGTCAGATTTGGGCCCAAGTTCAACGCATACTGGCCCAAACTCATCCTAAATAAATTTGGTGCACATCAGGTAAATAGGCTGTCGGTGGGCTATTCATATTTCATATCCCTTCAATGAGCTAATCAAaactatttgaaaattttaggagAAAGTTTTTTTCTACTGTGTGGGAGATTCACCACATGATCTTAGGGTTTACAAACAACTATACGGTTTTggtatattttcaaaaatactcTCTCGATAGCCTCCCATGCAAGTTTGAAGTCCCACAATCAAGAGATTCCCCCTACACCATGACTTAAGGACAATTCGGTGGAAAAATATATCTTCCATATTTTAGGTAAATTGGTCATAACATAGTGAGCTACCCCTCAATATAACTGGCCACCACCTTAAAATCTAAAGGGCAATGATTACAAGTTTACAACACCTATCAGGCAGCTAAATTacccaatcaaatcaaatagaaCAATGAGTCATAAAACTGTGGATCTAGATTCTCTCCAGCACGCATCCAATAGCTGGAAAGCACTTGAGATGCATATCAATACAATAAGCAAGATTAACTACTAAAATTGTAAAATACCTTTCTGTTCATAGAATTGTTTCTGCAGGTTACCCATGGGTGTTGCTATGATTAACTAAATTCAGATAACATAGAAAACATATTTGTCGCCACATGATTATCCGGATGAGAAGTGATATGAtaatctttttctcattttaagTATGTTTTgatttacttttgcaagagatTCACATATTCAAGGAAGGAACATTTAATTGGGTATAATTTGGATTGATTGGCCATCacttaatgaagaaaaaacctCATTACATCCCTTATTTAGTTCTTCCTCAATGGTAATGTTAAGCATTCTTTCTTTAATACTTATATGGATATatggatatatattttttccccctAAATCCATAATTGCCTACCAAAAATGGTTAAAAGTTAGATAACGATAGAGCTATTGAGAAACAGTTGAGGCTATTTATTTTGCCTTTCTCATCCTCATCGTTTGTCTGAGGAGCTAGCTGACACAGTCATAGAACCatgagattcttctttttcatctccCTCTTATTTTTTGGTCTTCTTCTAAGGTATGCCATCTTATCCActgtttctcttttctcttttctcttgatTATCAGTATTATAACCATGAGTTTAAGTGATTCACTGAACTTATTTTTGTAGGCAATCAATGGGTTTCAAACCATTTCTGATTCTACTTAGTTCCATAGGATTAGGAGTTGAAGCTGTCATTTTATGAAATTATTAACAAAATGGACTTAAATTtgcattttatgtaaatatatgGACTTAAGGATAGCATATAAGAAATAGATTTACTAGTCTCTGAATATCATATTCTATTATTCAGACAAATCAAATGTCATGTTTTATTATACAAAACTATTAAGAAACCATCCCTGATACTCTGATAgaattattgtttttattttttggttctttgttCCTTGTGTTGAATGGGTTCCTAGAGAATATGGTAAGAGCTGAGTTTATCAATTACATTACAGGGAACTATCTGAAGCTTTGCCAGCAGGACAAGATGCAGACACCCCTCCAAGAGGCTGGAACTCATATGACTCCTTTTCTTGGATCATATCAGAAGAAGACTTCCTAAGAAATGCAGAAATCATCTCTCACAGTCTACTTGCTCATGGATATAAGGTTTGAGACTTTAAAATTATAACATCTACACAAAATAAAGTAACTGAAACGATTGTTATATTACTCCATCAACAATTAATATCATAATTAAAACTTTTACTGACACTTTTAaaacttctcttttttcttctggtCCATCCCTATTTTGTAGTATGTTGTGGTTGATTTCCTCTGGTATAGAAGGAATGTAGATGGTTCTTCAGTAGATTCAGCTGGATATGATGTGATAGATGAATGGGGGAGAGTGATCCCCGATCCAGACAGATGGCCTTCTTCTAAGGGTGGTAAAGGGTATTCTGAAGTAGCCAAGAAAGTTCATGCCATGGGTTTGAAGTTTGGGATTCATGTCATGAGGGGAATAAGTACACAGGCAGTCAATGCAAATACACCAATCTTGGACGTCACAAaggtcttgttcttcttccctatcatacaatttcattctctttcttctttcctttgggTATTAAATGATGCCATATTCTTCAAAATTAGGGTTGTTTTAAACTTCACTCATGCCTGGTGAACTGTAAACTCAAATAAAATGTAGTTATAGTAGAACCCAGTTGCAGAAAACCTGGAAAGGATGCTGTTTAAGCATGTTACAGGGCACTGTCCTTAAGCAGTATTTAACCCCCTGGCAAATCAACAAATCTTTGCCACAAGAAccacacccccccacccccccaatcCCCTTGCCATTCCCCTGCCCTGCCCTGTAAAGTCTTATTAAATTTATCTTCCACTTGCAATGTGGAGTAAAATAAAGACCAAAGAGAAGTCCCAAACTAgtaaaagaaattcattttgaaactgtgaaagaaaaagaatggctTCAAAGTTTACAAGGGTCCAATTATTCAAACATCAATAGGTAACAAGGTTAACTAATCATATGGTGCTTCAATAGTTAGTTACAATAGGATAAGCCATTATTTCTTGAACACAccaaaagggaaaggaagattcAACTAATTAATGAACTTGGCATTTTGATTCTAGAACTCAATTGGAACTAACTGTTTGGACCTTCATTTGCTTGTGTTCCTGTTAGGGAGGTCCTTACGAGGAGTCTGGTAAACAATTTAATGCTCATGATATAGGACGTGGAGACAGGGCTTGTTCTTGGATGTCACAGTGTTTCACGCTTGTAGATACCAATTCAGGAGCTGGAAAAGCCTTTTTGAGGTCATTATATCACCAGTATGCGGCATGGGGCGTGGATTTTGGTAAAATTTAATTGCATCCATTTGACAAGTCTTTGTTTTAATGATCTTGATCAGTGTAAATGAAAAGGgctataaatttttatttttttttggcagtaAAGCATGACTGCATTTTTGGTGATGACTTGGATGTAGATGAGATAAGAACTGTGTCAGAGGTGAATTCTAACAATCCTATTCTACTGAACTTGTTAGTTCTGTACCAGTTTAGACTATTCTCATCTGAAGGAGACTGAATTAGTCTAATTATTAATTGCAGATCTTGAGGGAGCTTGACCGCCCCATCGTGTATTCCATCTCTCCCGGAACCCATGCAACACCTGCCATGGCCAAGAATGTAAATAATTTCGTGAATATGTATAGGATAACTGCAGATGATTGGGATAAGTGGGAAGACGTAGCGGGACATTTCAGTGTATCAAGGTAAACTGTgttcttcaaatatttttgtattGATCATTCAGTAGTCTTAGGTCCATATATTAGTTCTGTGCTTGTGAGCTTTCCAATGCACAGGTGAACTTTTGTAACAGGGACTTTGCTAATGGTGGCATGATAGGAGCCAGTGGTTTGCAGGGGAAGTCATGGCCTGACTTAGATATGCTACCACTGGGGCAGCTTACTGATCCAGGTGAGACTTGGGTATAAAGCTTTAGCTTATAACTTCTGAGATTTACCATCACTCACAATTAGCGAAAgccaaacaaaaagagaagtgGGAAGAATCAAAGTAAACACATATATAAACAGATTTAAGTGGTTTGGCCTTTTAACTTATGTCCATGGGGCataattcattttcttcttcattatgaGAAGATCAGAGGTTGGACAAGCAAATAACTCATGTTTCAGGCCAAAACCATAGCACTGAACTCTTTTACCTCTTCCATCTCCCTTGCTTTCTCAATTATGTATAAACAGATTTTTTGAGACTAGTCTGATATGCcttattatttatattgtttccACTCTCCAATTCAAACCATCACATAGGTACCCTGAACACTCCACAATAGTTGGATTTGAACGCTATCCAATATATAGGATAAATATATCTTTCGACAAGTTTTCGTTGAATGCTGATCTGCTGAGTAAGATTAACTGTCATTCCCTGTTAACGAAGATGAGAAAAGGGCATATAACTACAAAATGTAAACAAAGGACACAATCAAAATGAATCTTAAGAAAAACTCTCCTGTCaatcttttgttttcataaacaAAGTGGTCTGAAGATAAGAGACTAATAGTCCATGACCATAGAACCAAATTATTATTACTGCTTTCCTGGTTATTTTCTCTTGAAGTGAAATTGGAACCATCTTAAAGATATATTGAACCATCTTATTTctatctcttcccttttctttctaatttactaatatttttccaaaaaaaaaggcactTAA
It encodes the following:
- the LOC122086845 gene encoding alpha-galactosidase mel1-like, which gives rise to MQKSSLTVYLLMDIRRNVDGSSVDSAGYDVIDEWGRVIPDPDRWPSSKGGKGYSEVAKKVHAMGLKFGIHVMRGISTQAVNANTPILDVTKGGPYEESGKQFNAHDIGRGDRACSWMSQCFTLVDTNSGAGKAFLRSLYHQYAAWGVDFVKHDCIFGDDLDVDEIRTVSEILRELDRPIVYSISPGTHATPAMAKNVNNFVNMYRITADDWDKWEDVAGHFSVSRDFANGGMIGASGLQGKSWPDLDMLPLGQLTDPGAKEGPHRPSNLNLDEQRTQMTLWSMAKSPLKFGGDAREIDMSTYNLITKPILLEINSFSTNNMAFPYISGSKVQSGKRFTPNNLKA
- the LOC122085722 gene encoding disease resistance protein RPV1-like, which gives rise to MAALDSASSSSSVASTVGSSSYDVFLSFRGEDTRYNFICFLYKALKDAGIDVFLDNENLWTGEVIGSTLLRAIKGSKISIPVFSKGYAHSKWCLQELAQIFQCYKSNGQIVLPIFFHVDPSHVRNQTKSFEEAFRKHKEIFEADIVMSWREALREVGNLKGEVLKETMNPAELVDSIVKRALSELVGSTHLTECEYRIDMDSRINDLLSLLNIGSDDALFVGICGFGGIGKTTIAKAVYNRIFPTFNRHSFLSDVREQATQCKGVVSLQKQLLKDIFKRDYDIEDLDRGKKLIEERVCKEKVFLVLDDVDSKEQIGALAGGLNWFGQGSRVIITTRDENILNIAKVSTAKIYRPPFLDHENSLQLFCWHAFQSKQPPEEYMQLSRDVAIHSEGLPLTLEVFGSYLSDLNDKDEWESTLQILKEIPPEKVQRRLKISYDNLENNYQKAIFLDSACFFIGWEKETLISIWEGCGYHPKSALCKLIKRSLLKFVDGWNGECLAMHDHIRDMGREIVLEESRTEPGKRSRLWSDGEIMEVLEEHKGTNMIEGMSLRYHSKTPIEFTSEPFKMMPNIRFLDISSTNFVGDLSQFPSALRCLEWKHIPTDTLPTNFYHKRLVYLNLSDSRIEHVWNIKPQDENQGFQNLKVLNLGNCEHLSKSPDFSWFPYLEKLDLQRTSLDGLDESIGQLSQLKEIILDSCDSFKKLPESIGDLKSLVKLDLTKTQIEELPDSISRMSSLKELILIFCISLKKLPQSIGDLKSLVMLHLTGTRIEELPDSISRMSSLKELILTICISLKKLPQSIGDLKSLVMLGLTGTRIEELPDSISRMSSLEELILDFCRSFKKLPESIGDLKSIVMLDLTYTQIEELPDSIFRMSSLKELILDSCCSFKKLPESIGDLKSLVKLRLGDTKIEELPDSISRMSSLKELILNSCRSFKKLPESIGDLKSLVKLDLTGTEIEELPDSIFRMSSLKELILNSCQSFKKLPESIGDLKSLVKLDLMDIETEELPDSISRMSSLKELILNSCQSLKKLPESIGDLKSLVKLDLKDTKIEELPDSISRMSSLKEIILDSCHSFKKLPESIGDLKSLVKLDLRGTQIEELPDSIFRMSSLKELILNSCQSFKKLPESIGDLKSLVKLGLANTQIEELPDNISRMSSLKELILLYCESLKKLGDGVGVLEKLEKLDLTGCTELVKLPRSMGGMRCLVSINLNKMKITKFPDDFSMPPNLVKLEINSLRRLESFQVDMSPLETLKELKIHECEKLEYLPELPSSLVELCCENCVSLVQLPDLSKLKNLTTVKLMYCKKLEEISGLEGIESLEEMDARDCYNLTHTPKKIQGTLLPFNRSLELSYNYSLTANDGIYNNGLILCLVLEAGGYFQDISIDIFARIYKIDKKIRCFHSLRIKDIEYATERDTIYIHRFKGFDWFGIPLQEKDAIEILDISTYNSATVKFCKVLFKNGEPDQKIPNWSTSMVADLFNWPYVYDDGGAMTLNYWPNLQDFLSCIGFDPVSEVVGNEEEIQSLQDNDDEASGPPSLSLSLTCWPQEEVEGSNYVPTEKEEKEEVLTRATRNYKDEEASSCSYLLTLALTTSSSPPPPPPSPCVVLASPSDNDNDNTEEEKERNNIFHTVDFLSCLDSVSHVMVEDGDMLRPSKRHRLPDLNDDEATGPSLSLALNSEVNHPTNDEQTCNATAIMVEDGEMLRPSKRPRLPNLNDDEATGPSLSLALNSEVNHPTNDEQTCNATAVMVEDREMLRPSKRPRLPDHNDDKATGPSFSLALNSEVNHPTNDEQASNATRNGSD